ACCTTGCGGATACCGTCCTCGCGCAGGGTGCGCATCCCCATTTCGCGTGCCCGGTTGCGGAGGACCGAGGCCGGGACCTTCTCGTAAATCAGTTTTCGCGCCTCGTCGTCCACGACGAAAATCTCAAAAATTCCCATGCGCCCCCGGTAACCGGTGTTGGCGCATTCGGCGCATCCCCGACCGGCCATGAACTTGGCGGTGGCGAGCTGTTCGGGATCGAGGTTGAGCTGTCGGATTTCGGCTTCGGTGGGCTGGCGCGGTTCGGCGCATTTTTTGCAGACCCGCCGGACGAGCCGTTGCGCCATGATCGCGCGGGTGGAGGAGGCCACCAGGAAGGGCTTGACTCCGATGTCAATCAGACGGGTGACCGCGCTGGGGGCATCGTTGGTGTGGAGCGTGGAGAACACCAGGTGCCCCGTCAGGGAGGCGTTGATGGCGATGGTCGCCGTTTCCAGGTCGCGGATCTCACCCACCATGATGATGTTCGGGGCCTGACGCAGGATGGAACGGAGGGCTGTGGCGAAGGTGAGGCCCACCGCCTCGTTGACTTGGACCTGGTTGATACCGGCCAGGATGTACTCCACGGGGTCTTCGACGGTGATGATCTTGCGGTCTGGACGGTTGATGAAGTGAAGGACTGCGTAGAGGGTGGTCGTTTTGCCCGAGCCCGTCGGCCCGGTCACCAGAAGGATGCCGTCGGGCAGGGTAATCAGCCGCTCGAAGGTTTGCTGATCGTCGGTGAAGAATCCCAGCTCGGGCAGTCCCAGTTTGAGACCTTCCTTGTCCAGGATACGCATGACGATGCTTTCGCCATGCGTGGTCGGAATGCAGGAAACACGCAGGTCGAGGACCTTGTTGCCCACCTTGGTCTGGATCCGGCCGTCCTGGGGAATCCGGTGTTCCGAGATGGACATGTTGGACATGATCTTCAGGCGGCTGATGATGGCGGCCTGAAGTCGTTTGGGGGGACCCTTGACCTCGTGGAGGATGCCGTCGATGCGATACCGGACGCGGAACCGCTTTTCCAAGGGTTCCAG
Above is a genomic segment from Limisphaera ngatamarikiensis containing:
- a CDS encoding ATPase, T2SS/T4P/T4SS family → MAEKDDYLIDLLVDLGFVTSDQVEQARKEAQAAGVGVVDYMVANGMLRPADVTQAKAAHFGAEVVNLAGMQIDDAVIAAVPRHIAKKYRVVPVYLHDNTLTVAMSDPSDLATIDSLTHLLNKEIVVMVASEPEIEAALAKYYGGQRSVVDDEKFKGVIEELTREHVEVTGSFGQDQEAEVDADAPIIRLVNSIITDAVKMRASDIHLEPLEKRFRVRYRIDGILHEVKGPPKRLQAAIISRLKIMSNMSISEHRIPQDGRIQTKVGNKVLDLRVSCIPTTHGESIVMRILDKEGLKLGLPELGFFTDDQQTFERLITLPDGILLVTGPTGSGKTTTLYAVLHFINRPDRKIITVEDPVEYILAGINQVQVNEAVGLTFATALRSILRQAPNIIMVGEIRDLETATIAINASLTGHLVFSTLHTNDAPSAVTRLIDIGVKPFLVASSTRAIMAQRLVRRVCKKCAEPRQPTEAEIRQLNLDPEQLATAKFMAGRGCAECANTGYRGRMGIFEIFVVDDEARKLIYEKVPASVLRNRAREMGMRTLREDGIRKVLAGLTTPEEVIRATVGDEA